A genomic segment from Longimicrobium sp. encodes:
- a CDS encoding sigma-70 family RNA polymerase sigma factor, producing the protein MPSRKELEALFLEHLPWIDRVCALLCRRHGLAGAEGEDFTSWARMRLVEDEYAALRKFRGESSLNTYLTVVVSMLFREYRVSRWGRWRPSAAARREGPVAVRLETLVRRDGYGLDQAVEVLRTSGDTDASQGELARMLARLPARTPLRPSQVGADELEHTPGPASADDLTERAESEAERTQLHDALSRALDRLGEEDRLILRMRFWEDLSVADIARGLALPQKPLYRRIERTLNELRGHLQASGITPDEVRSLLGNLEAE; encoded by the coding sequence ATGCCGAGCCGGAAGGAACTCGAGGCCCTCTTCCTCGAACACCTCCCCTGGATCGACCGCGTCTGTGCGCTCCTGTGCCGGCGGCATGGGCTGGCCGGTGCGGAGGGCGAGGACTTCACGTCGTGGGCGCGGATGAGGCTGGTGGAAGACGAGTATGCCGCCCTCCGCAAGTTCCGCGGCGAGAGCTCGCTGAACACGTACCTCACGGTCGTGGTGTCGATGCTCTTTCGTGAGTACCGTGTATCCCGCTGGGGCCGCTGGCGTCCCTCGGCCGCGGCGCGGCGCGAAGGGCCCGTTGCCGTGCGCCTGGAAACGCTGGTGCGCCGCGACGGTTACGGGCTCGATCAGGCCGTGGAAGTCCTCCGCACGTCCGGCGACACCGATGCCTCGCAGGGCGAGCTGGCGCGGATGCTCGCGCGACTCCCGGCGCGCACGCCTCTGCGCCCGTCGCAGGTGGGTGCCGACGAGCTGGAGCACACCCCCGGCCCCGCCTCCGCGGACGACCTGACGGAGCGCGCCGAGTCGGAGGCGGAGCGGACGCAACTCCACGACGCGCTGAGCCGCGCGCTCGACCGCCTGGGCGAAGAGGACCGGCTGATCCTGCGGATGCGCTTCTGGGAGGATCTCAGCGTGGCCGACATCGCGCGCGGCCTGGCGCTGCCCCAAAAGCCTCTGTACAGGCGCATCGAGCGGACCCTGAACGAGTTGCGCGGGCACCTGCAGGCCTCCGGAATCACGCCGGACGAAGTGCGGTCGCTCCTCGGCAATCTGGAGGCGGAATGA
- a CDS encoding DASS family sodium-coupled anion symporter, with product MTATATPHPREVLSRGEQRFERLRNRAGFVVAPLVFAALLLAPMEGLKPEAHRLAAVMAAVVVLWITEALPMPATALLGAAACVVLRVAPAKEVFAPFADPLIFLFIGSFILARAIFLHALDRRVAFAVLTIPWIGGRPARVLLAFGAVTAALSAWMSNTATTAMMFGIGMSILGVMHGTAAGGSEIDPRYATGLMLMTSFAASIGGLATPIGTPPNVIGIGFIRTLLKVEVTFFEWMSVGVPVVLVLFAALYLYLNWLSPAGVSTLGEGAELIRRERASLGPWTRGQRSVAIAFGVTAALWVVPGVFALVVGEASPVYREMNARVPEAVAALIGAFLLFVLPGSAPGEKAIDWEQAVRIDWGVILLYGGGFALGVLSFNTGLAESVGRGITHLLPLHGDFGLLVASVIVAVLVSETTSNTASANMVVPVVISIATAAGVDPLAPALGATMAASLGFMLPVSTPCNAIVYGSGYVPLMRMVRYGLILDVIGVVVIVAAVSILAPVLR from the coding sequence GTGACTGCCACCGCCACTCCACATCCGCGCGAGGTCCTTTCCCGAGGCGAGCAGCGCTTCGAGCGGCTGCGGAACCGTGCGGGGTTCGTGGTGGCGCCGCTGGTGTTCGCGGCGTTGCTGCTGGCGCCCATGGAAGGGCTGAAGCCGGAGGCGCACCGGCTGGCCGCGGTGATGGCGGCGGTGGTGGTGCTGTGGATCACGGAGGCGCTTCCCATGCCGGCGACGGCGCTGCTGGGCGCGGCGGCGTGCGTGGTGCTGCGCGTGGCGCCCGCAAAAGAGGTGTTCGCGCCCTTTGCCGATCCGCTGATCTTCCTCTTCATCGGCTCGTTCATCCTGGCGCGGGCGATCTTTCTGCACGCGCTCGACCGGCGCGTGGCCTTCGCGGTGCTCACGATTCCTTGGATCGGGGGACGTCCCGCGCGGGTGCTGCTGGCGTTCGGGGCGGTGACGGCGGCGCTGAGCGCGTGGATGTCGAACACCGCCACCACCGCCATGATGTTCGGGATCGGGATGTCGATCCTGGGCGTGATGCACGGCACGGCGGCCGGGGGTTCTGAGATCGATCCGCGCTACGCCACGGGGCTGATGCTGATGACCAGCTTCGCCGCCTCCATCGGCGGCCTGGCGACGCCCATCGGCACGCCGCCGAACGTGATCGGCATTGGCTTCATCCGTACGCTGCTCAAGGTGGAGGTGACCTTCTTCGAGTGGATGTCGGTGGGGGTGCCGGTGGTGCTCGTGCTCTTCGCCGCGCTCTACCTGTACCTCAACTGGCTCTCGCCGGCGGGGGTGAGCACGCTGGGCGAGGGCGCGGAGCTGATCCGCCGCGAGCGCGCATCGCTGGGTCCCTGGACGCGCGGGCAGCGCTCCGTCGCCATCGCGTTCGGGGTGACGGCGGCGCTCTGGGTGGTGCCGGGGGTGTTCGCGCTCGTCGTGGGCGAGGCGAGCCCCGTCTATCGCGAGATGAACGCGCGGGTGCCGGAGGCGGTCGCGGCGCTGATAGGGGCGTTTCTCCTCTTCGTCCTACCCGGTAGCGCGCCCGGCGAGAAGGCGATCGATTGGGAGCAGGCGGTGCGGATCGACTGGGGGGTGATCCTGCTGTACGGCGGCGGTTTCGCGCTGGGAGTGCTGTCTTTCAACACCGGGCTGGCGGAGTCGGTGGGGCGGGGGATCACGCACCTTCTTCCGCTCCACGGCGACTTCGGGCTGCTGGTGGCATCCGTGATCGTGGCCGTGCTCGTGAGCGAGACGACCAGCAACACCGCCTCCGCCAACATGGTGGTGCCGGTCGTAATCTCCATCGCCACCGCGGCCGGCGTCGATCCGCTCGCCCCGGCCCTGGGCGCGACGATGGCCGCCAGCCTGGGCTTCATGCTCCCAGTCTCGACGCCGTGCAACGCGATCGTCTACGGCTCCGGCTACGTCCCGCTGATGCGGATGGTGCGGTACGGGCTGATCCTGGACGTGATCGGCGTGGTCGTGATCGTGGCGGCGGTGTCGATTCTCGCGCCGGTGTTGCGGTGA
- the tesB gene encoding acyl-CoA thioesterase II has protein sequence MSYRLQDLLALLDLEHIEENIFRGTNRDIGSGRVFGGQVLGQALVAAGRTVGDDRVAHSLHGYFILPGDLGAPIVYLVDRLRDGKSFTTRHVTAVQHGRAIFNMAASFQVPEPGIEHQVDAPAVPDPEGLPRELDLVRAVADRIPEPLRAIYTQDRPIDFRPVHPVDPFRPTPRDPAKHVWFRAVGEMPADTLRHQAVLAYASDYGLLGTALLPHGLTFQRPELQAATLDHALWFHRPFRADEWLLFSTDSPIATGARGFTRGSLYDREGRLVASVAQEGLLRMR, from the coding sequence ATGAGCTACCGTCTACAGGACCTCCTGGCGCTTCTCGACCTCGAACACATCGAGGAAAACATCTTCCGCGGGACGAACCGCGACATCGGGTCGGGGCGGGTGTTCGGGGGGCAGGTGCTGGGGCAGGCGCTGGTGGCGGCGGGAAGGACGGTAGGCGACGACCGCGTGGCGCACTCGCTCCACGGCTACTTCATCCTCCCCGGCGACCTGGGCGCGCCCATCGTGTACCTGGTCGACCGGCTGCGCGACGGGAAGAGCTTCACCACGCGGCACGTGACGGCCGTCCAGCACGGGCGCGCCATCTTCAACATGGCCGCGTCTTTCCAGGTGCCGGAGCCCGGCATCGAGCACCAGGTGGATGCGCCCGCCGTGCCCGACCCGGAGGGGCTGCCGCGCGAGCTGGACCTGGTGCGCGCCGTCGCGGACCGCATCCCCGAGCCGCTGCGGGCGATCTACACCCAGGACCGCCCCATCGACTTCCGCCCCGTGCACCCGGTGGACCCGTTTCGCCCCACGCCGCGTGACCCCGCCAAGCACGTCTGGTTCCGCGCCGTCGGCGAGATGCCGGCGGACACGCTGCGCCACCAGGCGGTGCTGGCGTACGCGTCGGACTACGGGCTGCTGGGCACGGCGCTCCTCCCCCACGGCCTCACCTTTCAGCGCCCCGAGCTCCAGGCCGCCACCCTCGACCACGCCCTCTGGTTCCACCGCCCCTTCCGCGCGGACGAATGGCTCCTCTTCTCCACCGATAGCCCCATCGCCACCGGCGCGCGCGGCTTCACGCGCGGAAGTTTGTACGACCGCGAGGGGCGGCTCGTGGCGTCCGTGGCGCAGGAGGGGCTGCTGCGGATGCGCTGA
- a CDS encoding peptidylprolyl isomerase, whose amino-acid sequence MRKLWILFLLLVPAAARAQTRADSALVGRILVAEDRRDSAAAEIAIGLRHADPRVRLIAHRALGRIRDPLFAARDSLPPMAAPRAWPEPAWRLRYRALATRGADCAALRTALADSVWHVRLRAAGVAAPSCGADSAFVRVLARWVDALPADTRRRAAGGVSWHAGAHAAVALARVAPEQARTRLGRLATHPDWHVRLYAARAAAALADTPRLRTLARDRDGNVQEAAIDALSKLAGHAADDVYLAALHGDQAQAVRAAAIALKGSPAPATRAAADSLFERWVRRANDSERDVRVALLEAAGRPASDDRPPGPQVDLPPDAVALALGKEVRVRVAMSRDAGGGSFVVRLRGDVAPIMAARVLALVRAGYYDGGNWHRVEPDFVVQGGGPGTNEYVGHPRYLRDELATVAHPRGSVGMSTRGHDTGDAQWFINLKDNPRLVRDYSVFAQVVEGMDVVDGIMEGDVVASMRVEPAARR is encoded by the coding sequence ATGAGGAAACTCTGGATTCTGTTCCTGCTGCTGGTACCCGCCGCGGCGCGGGCGCAGACGCGCGCCGACTCGGCCCTCGTCGGCCGGATCCTGGTGGCGGAGGACCGGCGTGACTCGGCGGCCGCGGAGATCGCGATCGGGCTGCGGCACGCCGACCCGCGCGTGCGGCTGATCGCGCACCGGGCGCTCGGTCGCATCCGCGATCCGCTGTTCGCCGCGCGCGATTCGCTGCCGCCGATGGCCGCGCCCCGCGCCTGGCCGGAGCCGGCATGGCGCCTCCGCTACCGCGCGCTCGCCACTCGAGGCGCGGACTGCGCGGCGCTGCGAACGGCGCTGGCAGACTCCGTATGGCACGTGCGCCTGCGGGCGGCCGGCGTGGCGGCGCCGTCGTGCGGCGCCGATTCCGCCTTCGTGCGCGTGCTGGCGAGATGGGTGGACGCGCTCCCCGCGGACACGCGCCGGCGCGCGGCGGGCGGGGTCTCGTGGCATGCGGGTGCGCACGCGGCGGTCGCGCTCGCGCGCGTCGCCCCGGAGCAGGCGCGCACGCGGCTCGGCCGTCTCGCCACGCATCCCGACTGGCACGTTCGCCTGTACGCCGCCCGCGCCGCCGCCGCACTCGCCGACACGCCACGCCTGCGCACCCTCGCGCGCGACCGCGACGGCAACGTGCAGGAGGCGGCGATCGACGCGCTCTCGAAGCTGGCGGGCCACGCGGCGGACGACGTGTACCTGGCCGCCCTACACGGGGACCAGGCGCAGGCCGTCCGCGCCGCCGCCATCGCGCTGAAGGGTTCTCCCGCACCCGCAACACGCGCGGCCGCCGACTCCCTGTTCGAGCGCTGGGTGCGCCGCGCGAACGACTCCGAGCGCGACGTACGCGTGGCGCTCCTCGAAGCAGCCGGACGCCCCGCGAGCGACGACCGCCCGCCCGGGCCGCAGGTCGATCTCCCGCCGGATGCGGTCGCGCTGGCGTTGGGTAAGGAGGTGCGCGTCCGCGTTGCGATGTCGCGCGACGCGGGCGGCGGGTCGTTCGTGGTGCGGCTGCGCGGCGACGTGGCGCCCATCATGGCTGCACGCGTGCTCGCGCTGGTGCGCGCCGGCTATTACGATGGCGGCAACTGGCACCGCGTGGAGCCGGACTTCGTGGTACAGGGCGGCGGCCCCGGGACGAACGAGTACGTCGGCCACCCGCGCTATCTTCGCGACGAGCTCGCGACGGTGGCCCACCCCCGCGGTTCCGTGGGGATGAGCACGCGCGGCCACGACACGGGCGACGCGCAGTGGTTCATCAACCTCAAGGACAATCCCCGCCTGGTCCGCGACTACTCCGTCTTCGCCCAGGTGGTGGAGGGGATGGACGTGGTAGATGGCATCATGGAGGGCGACGTGGTGGCGTCCATGCGAGTAGAGCCAGCCGCGCGAAGGTGA
- a CDS encoding serine hydrolase domain-containing protein, whose product MRRAVPCIAVLILTTLAAGCRDAGGPREVREEPPGIVERALTPSPTPIPDSALALAAQMVKNRVEREWFPGAALALGNRALIQGVEAFGKLTWDEDAPAVSADSTLFDLASLTKVVATTAAVMALVEDGRLTLDDPVRRWVPQFSGGDKDSVTVRMLLTHTGGVRAGASDIASEVPGDVRRYLITRPLALKPGEDVLYSDIGFVILFIVAQRAADEPLPAYLKRRVWGPLGMASTRMGVPTPCAKCAPTLHLEEMDGPYTGGSYDEVGRRLDGVAGNAGAFSTAHDLARFAAMMANEGRLGNVRIFQKRTVREFVVPQPGAGTRALGWEVYCREGVVPDHATCKDILAFGHTGATGTSLWIEPSGRSWVVLLSNRTYIPKQPDEDMQMFRRRLFRAILPGE is encoded by the coding sequence ATGAGACGAGCCGTCCCCTGCATCGCCGTCCTGATCCTCACCACGCTGGCGGCGGGGTGCAGGGACGCGGGCGGGCCGCGCGAAGTGCGGGAGGAGCCGCCCGGCATCGTGGAGCGCGCCCTCACGCCCAGCCCCACGCCCATTCCGGACTCCGCCCTCGCGCTGGCGGCGCAGATGGTGAAGAACCGCGTGGAGCGCGAATGGTTTCCCGGCGCGGCGCTGGCCCTCGGCAACCGCGCGCTGATCCAGGGGGTGGAGGCGTTCGGGAAGCTCACCTGGGACGAGGACGCGCCCGCCGTGAGCGCGGACTCCACGCTCTTCGACCTCGCCTCGCTCACCAAGGTGGTCGCCACGACGGCGGCGGTGATGGCGCTGGTGGAGGATGGAAGGCTCACGCTGGATGACCCCGTGCGCCGCTGGGTGCCCCAGTTCTCCGGGGGCGACAAGGACAGCGTGACCGTGCGCATGCTGCTGACGCACACGGGCGGGGTGCGCGCGGGGGCGAGCGACATCGCCAGCGAGGTGCCGGGCGACGTGCGGCGCTACCTCATCACCCGCCCGCTCGCCCTGAAGCCCGGCGAGGACGTCCTGTACTCCGACATCGGCTTCGTCATCCTGTTCATCGTGGCCCAGCGCGCGGCGGACGAGCCCCTGCCGGCCTACCTCAAGCGCCGCGTGTGGGGTCCGCTGGGGATGGCATCCACCCGGATGGGCGTGCCCACGCCGTGCGCGAAGTGCGCGCCGACGCTGCACCTGGAGGAGATGGACGGCCCCTACACCGGCGGCTCCTACGACGAGGTGGGGCGGCGGCTGGACGGGGTGGCGGGGAACGCGGGGGCGTTCAGCACGGCGCACGACCTGGCGCGCTTCGCCGCGATGATGGCCAACGAGGGGCGGCTGGGAAACGTGCGCATCTTCCAGAAGCGCACCGTCCGCGAGTTCGTCGTGCCGCAGCCCGGCGCGGGGACGCGGGCGCTGGGATGGGAGGTGTACTGCCGCGAGGGCGTGGTACCCGACCACGCGACGTGCAAGGACATCCTCGCCTTCGGCCACACGGGTGCGACCGGCACATCGCTCTGGATCGAGCCGAGCGGGCGAAGCTGGGTGGTGCTCCTCAGCAACCGCACCTACATTCCCAAGCAGCCCGACGAGGACATGCAGATGTTCCGGCGCCGGCTGTTCCGGGCGATCCTGCCCGGCGAGTAG
- the xseB gene encoding exodeoxyribonuclease VII small subunit, producing the protein MPEIEEFTLTPPAGEPPRLGTVLRRLELIRREMDRDDLELEDHMRLYREGCELVMAARGILQHAAAEIEVLMGDGPPPSEA; encoded by the coding sequence GTGCCCGAGATCGAGGAGTTCACCCTCACCCCGCCCGCCGGCGAGCCCCCGCGCCTGGGAACCGTCCTGCGGCGCCTGGAGCTGATCCGCCGCGAGATGGACCGCGACGACCTGGAGCTCGAGGACCACATGCGCCTCTATCGCGAGGGGTGCGAGCTGGTGATGGCCGCCCGCGGCATCCTGCAGCACGCCGCCGCCGAGATCGAAGTCCTCATGGGCGACGGCCCGCCGCCCTCCGAAGCATAG
- the xseA gene encoding exodeoxyribonuclease VII large subunit, with translation MLQRTLLSAEPVRPARPGSTVESACTVSALVKSSDKVLREAAGNLWVRGEISGWKRYASGHCYFTLKDDRAEIQCVLFADAARALPALPENGMEVCVFGQVGIYAKKGQFQFTVQRLATTGMEGLWQLAYDRLVRTLRQEGLLDESRKRPLPAVPDRIGIVTSAQSAALHDMHRALRRKAWWVTAYVSHCSVEGAGAAPEIAAALRRFGDGPGQTQVDVVIVARGGGSKESLWAYNLEEVARAIAACPFPVISAVGHETDHTIADLVADVRAATPTAGAERAVPEGRDIMAALDDFPRAASVPVRRLLRSHAQAVARTESEVRRAGLGRLQLLRTRIDGAEAYLEARSPRRVLQQSAERVEWLESDLRASLTRRVEALHQTVDASAEALEARHPRGAVHRAGETVDRLDAELGAGLLRRMDALGRDLAAAAEALEARSPLKVLARGYSLLSDESTGRVIRAPEDAAPGQRLRARLARGELIVRVE, from the coding sequence ATGCTCCAGCGGACCCTCCTCAGCGCCGAGCCCGTGCGCCCCGCCCGTCCGGGGAGCACGGTGGAGAGCGCGTGCACCGTGAGCGCGCTCGTGAAGAGCAGCGACAAGGTGCTGCGCGAAGCCGCGGGCAACCTCTGGGTGCGCGGCGAGATCTCGGGGTGGAAGCGGTACGCCAGCGGGCACTGCTACTTCACCCTCAAGGACGACCGGGCGGAGATCCAGTGCGTCCTCTTCGCCGACGCGGCGCGCGCCCTACCCGCGCTGCCGGAGAACGGGATGGAGGTGTGCGTCTTCGGCCAGGTGGGGATCTACGCGAAGAAGGGCCAGTTCCAGTTCACCGTCCAGCGCCTGGCGACCACGGGAATGGAGGGGCTCTGGCAGCTCGCGTACGACCGGCTGGTGCGCACGCTGCGCCAGGAGGGGTTGCTGGACGAGAGCCGCAAGCGCCCGCTTCCCGCGGTGCCGGACCGCATCGGCATCGTGACCTCGGCGCAGAGCGCGGCGCTGCACGACATGCACCGCGCGCTGCGCCGCAAGGCGTGGTGGGTGACGGCGTACGTGTCGCACTGCTCGGTGGAGGGCGCGGGCGCGGCGCCGGAGATCGCGGCCGCCCTGCGCCGCTTCGGCGATGGGCCGGGGCAGACGCAGGTGGACGTGGTGATCGTGGCGCGCGGGGGCGGGAGCAAGGAGTCGCTCTGGGCCTACAACCTGGAGGAGGTGGCGCGCGCCATCGCCGCCTGCCCCTTCCCGGTGATCTCGGCCGTGGGGCACGAGACCGACCACACCATCGCGGACCTGGTGGCCGACGTGCGCGCCGCCACCCCCACCGCCGGCGCAGAGCGCGCGGTGCCGGAAGGGCGCGACATCATGGCCGCGCTGGACGACTTCCCCCGCGCCGCCTCGGTCCCCGTGCGCCGCCTGCTCCGCTCGCACGCGCAGGCCGTCGCCCGCACCGAGAGCGAAGTGCGCCGCGCGGGGCTGGGCCGCCTCCAGCTCCTCCGCACCCGCATCGACGGCGCCGAGGCGTACCTTGAAGCGCGCTCCCCGCGCCGCGTCCTGCAGCAGAGCGCCGAGCGCGTGGAGTGGCTGGAGAGCGACCTGCGCGCCTCCCTCACGCGCCGCGTGGAGGCCCTCCACCAGACCGTCGACGCATCGGCCGAGGCCCTCGAAGCGCGCCATCCGCGCGGCGCCGTCCACCGCGCGGGAGAAACTGTCGACCGCCTGGACGCGGAGTTGGGCGCCGGCCTCCTGCGCCGCATGGACGCACTGGGCCGCGACCTCGCCGCCGCCGCCGAAGCGCTGGAGGCCCGCAGCCCGCTCAAGGTCCTGGCCCGCGGCTACTCGCTCCTGAGCGACGAATCCACCGGCCGCGTCATCCGCGCCCCCGAAGACGCCGCCCCCGGCCAGCGCCTCCGCGCCCGCCTGGCGCGCGGCGAGCTGATCGTAAGGGTGGAATAA